In the genome of Streptomyces sp. NBC_00190, one region contains:
- a CDS encoding winged helix-turn-helix transcriptional regulator, with protein sequence MAQRTHLGDVDCSIAQALDVVGDWWTLLIVRDAARGLHRFEELQRELGMSRKVLAERLKLLVEAGVLTREPYQERPVRHEYRLTPRGRGLLPVLVALQDWGDSWILGEGEMTATTAEASREAERVHALRGTRLPELALPDRFGELRDPVADTAFTVLYCFPGAYARAESYPPGWAGIPGAKGCTFESCTYRDQLAEFTAAGATVHGVSTQRPDEQREFAEQERLRFPLLSDADLALTAALRLPTFRAAGTTRIKRLTLVLDRDRTVREVFYPIQDIEASVQAALASVRSAT encoded by the coding sequence ATGGCCCAGCGCACACACCTCGGCGACGTGGACTGCTCCATCGCCCAGGCCCTCGACGTGGTGGGCGACTGGTGGACGCTGCTGATCGTGCGCGACGCCGCGCGCGGTCTGCACCGCTTCGAGGAGCTCCAGCGCGAGCTGGGGATGTCCCGGAAGGTCCTGGCCGAGCGGCTGAAGCTGCTGGTCGAGGCCGGGGTGCTGACGCGCGAGCCGTACCAGGAACGTCCGGTGCGGCACGAGTACCGGCTGACCCCGCGCGGGCGGGGACTGCTGCCGGTGCTGGTGGCCCTCCAGGACTGGGGGGACAGCTGGATCCTGGGAGAGGGAGAGATGACGGCGACGACCGCGGAGGCCTCCCGGGAGGCGGAACGGGTGCACGCGCTGCGCGGCACCCGGCTTCCGGAGCTGGCCCTGCCGGACCGTTTCGGCGAGCTGCGCGACCCGGTGGCGGACACCGCGTTCACGGTCCTGTACTGCTTCCCGGGCGCGTACGCGCGCGCCGAGTCCTACCCGCCGGGCTGGGCCGGGATACCGGGCGCAAAGGGCTGCACGTTCGAGTCGTGCACCTACCGCGACCAGCTCGCGGAGTTCACCGCGGCCGGCGCCACCGTGCACGGCGTGTCGACCCAGCGGCCGGACGAGCAGCGGGAGTTCGCGGAGCAGGAGCGGCTGCGCTTCCCGCTCCTCTCGGACGCGGATCTGGCCCTGACGGCGGCGCTGCGGCTGCCGACCTTCCGCGCGGCGGGCACGACCCGGATCAAGCGGCTGACCCTGGTCCTGGACCGCGACCGCACCGTGCGCGAGGTGTTCTACCCGATCCAGGACATCGAGGCGAGCGTCCAGGCGGCCCTGGCGTCGGTCCGCTCGGCAACCTAG
- a CDS encoding TetR/AcrR family transcriptional regulator, with translation MAPGARRYDPERRQRIIDAAIRVVAAKGIAGLSHRSAAAEADVPLGSTTYHFKTLDDLLVAALRQANEAYAPALAVRDGEDLAGALARLLGESLSADRGRAELEYELYLAALRRPALRPVAAEWCEAVAAALAPWTDPVTARALVAVMDGISLQVLLTDAEYDEPYAREILGRVLRPS, from the coding sequence ATGGCTCCCGGCGCGCGCAGGTACGACCCCGAGCGGAGGCAGCGGATCATCGACGCGGCGATCCGGGTGGTGGCCGCCAAGGGCATCGCGGGGCTGAGCCACCGCAGCGCGGCCGCGGAGGCCGACGTACCGCTCGGGTCGACCACCTACCACTTCAAGACGCTCGACGACCTGCTGGTCGCCGCCCTGCGGCAGGCCAACGAGGCCTACGCGCCCGCCCTGGCCGTGCGGGACGGCGAGGACCTCGCGGGCGCCCTCGCGCGGCTGCTGGGGGAGAGCCTGTCGGCCGACCGGGGCCGGGCCGAGCTGGAGTACGAGCTCTACCTGGCGGCCCTGCGACGGCCCGCGCTGCGGCCGGTGGCGGCGGAGTGGTGCGAGGCCGTCGCCGCCGCCCTGGCCCCGTGGACCGACCCGGTGACGGCGCGCGCCCTGGTCGCCGTCATGGACGGCATCAGCCTGCAGGTCCTCCTGACGGACGCCGAGTACGACGAGCCGTACGCCCGCGAGATCCTGGGCCGGGTCCTGCGTCCGTCCTAG
- a CDS encoding DMT family transporter: protein MPYALLAAAIAAEVAGTTAMKYSDGFTKLWPSLGTLLGYVIAFTLLAQTLKTMSVGTAYAIWAGVGTAAIAAIGMVFMGEAATAAKIAGIALVIGGVVLLNLGGAH, encoded by the coding sequence ATGCCTTACGCACTGCTTGCCGCGGCCATCGCCGCCGAGGTCGCCGGGACCACCGCCATGAAGTACAGCGACGGCTTCACGAAGCTGTGGCCCTCGCTGGGCACGCTGCTGGGCTACGTCATCGCCTTCACCCTGCTCGCGCAGACGCTGAAGACGATGTCGGTGGGCACGGCGTACGCGATATGGGCCGGGGTCGGGACCGCCGCGATCGCCGCCATAGGGATGGTGTTCATGGGGGAGGCGGCCACCGCCGCGAAGATCGCCGGGATCGCCCTGGTGATCGGTGGCGTGGTGCTGCTGAACCTGGGGGGCGCGCACTGA
- a CDS encoding metal-sulfur cluster assembly factor produces the protein MTENATPEASIKPATEEEVREALYDVVDPELGIDVVNLGLIYGIHIDDANIATLDMTLTSAACPLTDVIEDQAKSATDGIVNELRINWVWMPPWGPDKITDDGREQLRALGFNV, from the coding sequence AGCCGGCCACCGAGGAAGAGGTCCGCGAGGCCCTCTACGACGTGGTCGACCCCGAGCTGGGGATCGACGTCGTCAACCTGGGCCTGATCTACGGCATCCACATCGACGACGCGAACATCGCCACCCTCGACATGACGCTGACCTCGGCGGCCTGCCCGCTGACGGACGTCATCGAGGACCAGGCGAAGTCGGCGACGGACGGCATCGTCAACGAACTTCGCATCAACTGGGTCTGGATGCCGCCGTGGGGCCCGGACAAGATCACGGACGACGGCCGTGAGCAGCTCCGCGCGCTCGGCTTCAACGTCTGA